The following proteins come from a genomic window of Paucimonas lemoignei:
- the ydfH_4 gene encoding GntR family transcriptional regulator, producing the protein MNEPLPTLKKLPRIAKTLRNGTQDDVVYAHIFEAILEQRLAPGTKLSEEALGEIFGVSRTIIRRALSRLGHEGVVLLRPNRGAVVASPSVEEARQVFFARRLVEKAITELAVEHATAEQLAGLRQMVSEERDSFARGDRGAGIRLSGEFHLQLAVAANNAPLISFQRSLVSQTSLIIAQYESGNRSHCSWDEHNRLIDAIEARDARLAVELMMHHMDHIDSKLNLDDEGASDDLHAVFSHLMLGKKK; encoded by the coding sequence ATGAACGAACCGTTGCCAACCCTCAAGAAACTGCCGCGCATTGCCAAAACGTTGCGCAACGGTACCCAGGACGATGTTGTTTATGCGCATATCTTTGAGGCGATTCTGGAGCAGCGCCTGGCCCCTGGTACCAAGTTGAGTGAGGAGGCTCTGGGTGAAATCTTTGGCGTGAGTCGCACCATCATTCGCCGCGCACTGTCGCGCCTCGGTCATGAAGGGGTGGTGTTGCTGCGGCCTAATCGTGGCGCGGTGGTGGCAAGCCCGAGTGTCGAGGAAGCGCGTCAGGTTTTTTTCGCCCGTCGGCTGGTGGAGAAGGCGATTACCGAGTTGGCCGTCGAGCATGCCACCGCAGAGCAACTGGCCGGGTTGCGCCAGATGGTCAGCGAGGAGCGTGACAGCTTTGCCAGGGGCGACCGGGGCGCGGGTATTCGCCTGTCGGGGGAGTTTCATCTGCAGTTGGCGGTGGCGGCCAACAACGCGCCGCTGATCAGCTTTCAGCGCAGCCTTGTGTCGCAAACCTCATTGATCATTGCCCAGTATGAAAGCGGAAACAGGTCGCACTGTTCCTGGGATGAACATAACCGCCTGATCGACGCGATCGAAGCCCGGGATGCCAGGCTCGCGGTGGAGCTGATGATGCATCACATGGATCACATCGACAGCAAGCTCAACCTGGACGACGAGGGCGCCTCGGATGATTTGCATGCGGTGTTTTCGCATTTGATGTTGGGTAAGAAGAAGTAG